aacctgtgccagtgcttgatCACTCTCAAAGTAAGAAAGTAtttcctgatgctcagaggAAACCTCACGTGTTCtggtttgtgcccattgcctctggtcctgtcactgggcaccactgaaaagagcctagCTCCATCTTTTGTACACCCTCCCCTCACGTATTTACATGGTTTAAGGGACTACTGTGTTCCATGGCATTATCACTGCCTATCCATCTTCCCTTCACACTCTTTGGCAGACCTATTGCCAAAGGGAGCAGCCAGACTTTGGTGAATGCTTCCTGCTTCCCTTATCCTTTGGCTGAGGGAAGGGAGTGATGTTGGCTGTCCTTGAGGGGCATAGCCATCTTGACTGGCAGGAGGTGGGCACCACAGAAAGGTGCACCTACCAACAACCTCTTGTGCTTCAGTCCATGTGACATCCCAGTACTTTGTTGAGAGAACACTGCAAGCAGTGCAGAGTGATTTTGTTCAGTTAGGCCAAGGGGCATAGTTGCACTAAGCAGCAGCACTATACAAATCCTCCTGACCAAAACTACAGTGAAACTACCTGCAGTCCAATTGCATGCTGATGGGCTCCCCTGTTAATTGTAAGGCTCTTCACAACCTCATTAATATAGAATAATTGCAAGAAGTTTTAGCTTTCAATAAACACAAAATAGTTTATTACAAAATAATTCCAGTACCACCACCATCCTTTCATTCAATCTGTTTACTGCCCTGAGGTGAGACTGCGTGATAGAAGTAGGAATGCACGTCAGAATACTAGTTTATTCACAGGTCTCGAAGGCCAAATGACCTCACAGCTGCCTAATCCTGTGGATGGAACAAGAAAACCCAGCAGATCCACCCGTGTTTGATCAGCTGAACCTAGTAAGTCAAAAGACAGATTCTCTCCCCAGCACAAGTAACAATGTGGGGAGGTTAATGATTTGAGGACAAACTTAAGTGTAATTTTACAGATTCCCAGGCATCTTGGATACCTGTAATAGTCTGTAATCCACCAACCTTTAGTCCTCTGACTGAATCATAATTAGGGAAATCTAAATCTGAGGCCTTATTTTTTCCAggcattttaaactgaaagcaggTGCAAAGTGAGAAGGAGGGATGTAAACATGAGGATCTTTTCAAAGTAACTGTATGTAACTTTAGTTACTGTATGGCTTCCCACCTATACCCAGCTCACTCATTGTGCTCAATTTCACTTGAGATCTGTACAGGGACAGGCAATGTTTGTCTTGTCCGGACAAATATAATGTGATGCCCAAATCGCAAAGCTTAAGTTTAATCTGGTTTACAAGATCCACTGACTAATGCTGGCAAAGGGTTGGAACTCTTTTTGTGAAAACGTTGCTTATAGATGCTTGAGGGCAGGCTGGACTTCTGCTTCAATTATACATAGAATCACTAGATGGAGCCAGAGCCAGCTCTTCATGAAAGTCTCCTGTAACCTGGACTATCCTGGGTATGTCAAAATTTACTGCTTCATAAAGGTCTCGGTTCAGCTTCCAAGCACAGAATTTCAACTGCACACATATATAACTGCAAGATCACTGCATTGCTAAATTAATGGTGCGGTTTGAGTGCAAACTGCATGTGGTTGTAATATATAGTATATAGGTTTGCATTACATCTAGCTGCCCAAAGGCTTTAGATTGTACAGCattattaggaaagaaaaagaaagaaaacatacttCCTAGTTTTTAGGTAATACTCAGCTGGAGAAAGAATAACTGGCAGTAAACTGAACTTGGTCCTGGTTTAGAAAAGAGGCAAGGTGACTTTCAAAGGAACAAAACTGCAGGCAGGCTATGTTCAGTTTGGAAGCAGGGGAGAGGGGCGTTCACCCTAATGATGTAAAATGTCATAATTTGATCTGAGTATCTTTCCATTACCTGCAGAGTGGCACATCCAGTGGCACCTGGAAGGTACCCTGTGGGCTTCAGGAGTGCACGTGGTAGAATAGAGGGTCTTTGGTAACCCGCAAGCAAGCAGCTGATAGAACAGCCTCTGTCCCCAGGTGGTACAGAAGATATTGTCAGCCACAGGAAGAAGCCTCCCTCCCGAGATCTGCTTCACCATCCCAGTTTGACCAGCAGTCATCAATACCAGCAAGGGTCTGTCCTCCCGTACACTCAGAAATGTCCCACCACAGCTGAGGGCCCTGTCACCTCTGCCAGTGTCCACACACAGTTTCTGGAATAAGCCATGACagcagaagagaacagaaactACATCTGGTAGTCAAGGGACCTTGGCGCTGTTAGTTGTGCACCAGGAGGCAGAGTCAGCAGTTGGATGTAGTAAGTGTAGGTGAGATCATGACCATCGCATACATGTTCTGGAGCCTGATGGAGCCACAGCCTGGTAGAGGAGCAGGTAAAGCAGTAAGAGCTAAAAGCCAATGGCTGGGCTGCAAGTGTAGCTACCGCCTGAGGCTGGGGTTGTGTCAGGGTGAGTGCTTCACCCCCTACTACTCTTTACTTGCCAAGGGAGGTGAGAGTTTGAGATGACTGGTAGTGCTGCAAGCATCTTTTTATCACATCATCAAGGACAGTACCTTGATGTACCAAAAGCTTCTTGCACCCAGCTTGCTGTGGCCACAGAGAAAATGGCCAGTCTCCTCCCACTGACTACTTCAGCTTggtgttttttaaacaaataattcattagagaaaaaaaaatggtgaccTTACTGGGAGAGTTTCAAAATACAGGAAACtattgtaaaagaaaaggggaagataGTACTTTTCAGTTCCCTCTCTGTCCAGGTCTCTTTTGCCTGTGAGGACTGTTTATGGGTAAGGGCTGTGTTAAGCCTGTCCAACAAAAATAATTGGAagtcttctttttgtttctttcccaaaagATCCAAAGCACCAGGATcgctttccttccccccacccccgacTTTTTTGCCTCCTACAGCTGCCCCTACCTTCATGAAAATGGTCAACAAATCATGGCAGGGCTAAGAGGAGGGTGTGGAGAGTCAGTAATGCGTGGTCATCCgtaaacacatacacacagaaataCTTCATTATATGCCTCCTGTTAGTAGCCTAAATAGATGTAGCTGTGATGGTGCTGGAGGGCTACAGATCCTTCAGCCTGCCTGAATAAGATGTACAGATTGTTACAAGACTCTCTGCAGCAACTCAAGGGTATTATTTAACAGGGAAAAGCCATCATGCAACACCAGAATGATAATTTCCACTAGTGTTCAGCAGGATAAGACCTGACCTGCAAAACTGAGCAGAGAGTGAGACTCATGAATAGTTTACAATCTACAACGTATTTTCTCTGTAAACCTACCTAAATCTGAGTCACAGGgccttattttaaaacatggcTGTTCCTATGCTCTTGCATGTTTAGACAGTTTGGTTTAGGTTTGGAAAAGCCTCAACCAGCTTGTAGAACGATGAGACAATATAAATCCCAGCCCAGGCCACCCTAGTGGCCCAAGAAGCGATCAGTCCTGGAATGTTACACAGAAGTGCTAATCCTATAGCCATTCTCCAGGAGCACTGGAAGCTCCTCCAGTGATTTCAGGCAATCAGATAATGGCAGATAGAGCTGTACTTTATGAAGCAATTTCGCTTCCTGTTAGTCTGACAGTTTCAAGTGTTTCCACACCCAGAGGATGCCCTCTGAAGAACTGCTTGCCAGTATTATCTCCACCTGGTTTCTTTTAGAAACTTAAAAACATTACTGAAAGCATTGAAGAATTatgaaaatcacatttttctttgctgcattGTTCTTACTGGACCTCTTTGCTTGCTGTCATGCTTATCTACGGTATCCCTTGCCTGACATAGAAGATGCAAAGTTCATTGAAGACTGTGTGAGAGCTCACAACGCATTTCGATCCAAAGTGAATCCACCGGCCAGCAACATGTTTCGCATGGTAAGGCGGTGTTCATGATCTGTTTGAAAAGCAATAGAGATTGTGCTGCTGATTTAGCccattttattcttcatttgttttgtgcTCTTTCCATGTCTGCAAATGGCTTACCTACTATATATGTTAGTACTTCATAAGAAATATAAAAGACATTCGTTTTCACAGTATTGTTAAGTGTTAATAATTTGAAGGGAATTCCCTTTTTAGGGGTGGATTGCTACTTTaagcttcagaagaaaagacagaacaaagggctgtcttgcaaaaaaaaaaatggtattcAGTTCTCAgcatttcatttgcttctttctAAGAGAGATAGTAATCTGTTTTATGTTAGTCCAGGTTTCATATAGGGAAGCTGGTATTAAAGAGCTCCATAATAGGCAACCAGCTCAAAAGGATTTGTTGCAAGTTTAGCatctcctcttctttcttccaatCTAGAATATGTTGAAGAAAGGGATTTGCCAGGACATCCATCTTGATACCTGCTTGTCATTTGCTGTAGCAGGGTTTGAAGAGTAGGGATATTAATATCTGCGCTGGAAGACAGAGCTTCCTATAAATGCAATGAATAGTAGAACAGACTATGGATAAGTCTCAGCTTGTTTGGTGGGATACATAAGGAAGAAGGTAGATAGGAGGCTGAAAGAGGTAGCCCCAGTCAGTTCATGTCATTCCTCTGAGCCCTCCAGCAGCATAGCTGCAAAGGAAGTTACATGCATAACCGCATGCACAGTATGAATCATTGCTATGAAGGGAAGTTCATAGtgccattttaaaaaatcagtgtttcattAAAATGCTACTACACAAGAACAAACCAGCTGCTCAGACCAAAGATCCAGCAAGCCTGGAATAACAGCAAGATAAATATATAGAAACCTCTTAAATCAAAGGTATCACATTGTATTTAAAAGCTCTTGATGGATTTTTcttgtatggggttttttttcagccttgAGCTCATGCAAGCTTTTATCATCCCTATCATCATGTAGCAAAGAGCTGCACAATCTAAGCACAAGTTATGTGAAGATACCTCCTTCCATTTGATTTGACCTGTTAATTCTTAGTTTCATTTGATAGTCTCTGGTGTTTGTATTGGAAGGAGCAACTAATTAACTGCTTATTTACCTACTTCACACAAGCTGTCCATCTGTCCCTGATCAAAGCTGCAGAGCACTCTTTGTTGCTTTATGAAAGCCCTGCATACTTCAGGATGATCATCACCCTCCATGTTCTCTCCGTCCTTTCCAGTTCTAGTGTCCATTTCTTAATGCACACAGCATTTAATATAACAGGACTTCTCACAGTAGTGTAATTATatatctggttttattttccatccCTTCTTAAGAAATCTCTATcacttcatttgctttttagaCTACTCCTTAATATTGATTTACAAGTGGAAATAACCATCTCCAAACTTGTCATTATGAACACAAAGACAAAattgtgctcttttttttttttttcctcacacaTCCTTTAACTTACTTTTTATGTATggaattttacatttttacctGCTATTCTATTGCCTGGTCATTCAGTGGCATGAAGTCTTTCTGCAAGTCTCCCAGACTGGTTTCTCAGATTCTCACTGTGCCACTCAGGATGGGAATAGTTACTCCTCAGCTCAGGAGAGATAAGTGAGCCTTTTATTTGCTTCAGCCACACTTCTCAATGAAGAGCTAAGAGGCAGAACgggctggggaagggagtgAGTTTCCTCTCCGTCCTGGCCAGCAGAATTCCTATCTGGTTTAGAGTTAAAGGCAAAGGGCTAATCCCTGGACGCAAAGTCCTTCAAGACCCTCTACAACTGTGAGTTTCACCCAGTTACCTACTCTGAGGTGCAGCAGCTTACAGACTGAAGTCCAGCCTATATACCACAGGTCAGTGGATAGATCGTACATGTCCTGCAGTatctaaggaagaaagaagaaaaaaaattgttatggGAGTAGGAATGTCAAGTCAGAGAAAGAAAGTGAACGCAGGGATGGGAAgtagaaaaggggaaaagaatccTTACAAGTTTCTGTTTAAGAATTTCAGCTAAGTCACTGCTGTGCATGTtacattgtgggtttttttccttttctacagTCCTGGGACACTGCTTTAGCCAAGACTGCCAAAGCATGGGCAAAGAAGTGCAAGTTTAAGCACAACGTTTACCTTAAAATGCCTGGGAGGGTGCACCCCACCTTTACCCCTGTTGGAGAAAACATCTGGACTGGCACAGCCACCATCTTCTCTGTGGATGCAGCTCTCAGCGACTGGTTTAACGAAGTCAGCAGCTATGATTTTGACAGCAATAGGTGCACTGGTATGTGTGGTCACTACACCCAGGTGAGTTTTATATGCCCAGTGGTTTATAATCTCATGGTTACACGGATAATCCAAGTACAGGCATGGAACAGACTGTTTGGACAGGAATTACAGCAACATTTTACAACCCCCTATTTATTGCTGAATGAGACTGGAAATAAATATTCCAGGTCCCAGGGATGTCCAAGTCCTATTTCCTGTATGGTGAAAGGGATTATCCCATGACAATTTCATGTTTCCAGGCGAGCCAGATAATAAATGGAAAAGCATTTATCATTCAGTCGTTTGTCTTAGCTGCTGTTCGGGTTGTTGATGTTGCCCCTGTGTCAGCTGTTTTGAGTTTCCACAAGAtcctccccttctccttcctcccttaaTGCTGCTGTATGTTCAGTCTTTGAATGGGTGCATCAcatttctctttgcctttcagGTTGTTTGGGCAGACAGTTACAAAGTTGGCTGTGCAGTTCACTTCTGCAATACAGTTGAAAAATTTCCAGGACTTTTTGGAgcagcacattttgtttgtgaCTATGGGCCAGCGTAAGTTACTTGTAACATTATCATTATTGCTGTTGCTATTGTTAGTATTATTAAAATATCCTAGAACTGACCTGGTACCAGATGGAACAATGATGGGACCAGTTGTAACAAACTTGAGAAGAAGCTACATCCATATGCCACTGGTTCAAGGGAAGCTTTCCCCAGCCAttgagagcaggagctgctggacatAGCCACAGCTGCAGAAGATTCCTTTCTAAAAAAGGCAGGAGAGCGGAACATAGCTGAGAGCACTCACCATAACCAAGATGGTGGAACAAAATCAGTTCAGTCTCTGCAGGAAAAGGTGCAGGCTTTCTGCTTCAGCAAGATTACATCTTTCTACGGCCCCACCCAGGCTTCAAACAAGACATTTCAGTTGGAGAAATCACAATCAGTCTTCTGGTTTATCTCATACCCTGCAATTTCTGGGCTTACCTTTTACatacttgcttttaaaatacagccGGGAAAGGAGGGACTAGAGGCAGACTGTTGTGTGCTCACGGTGAATAATACGGTATTTCCTGAGAAGTCTCATTAATTTCAAGAGGCACCAGGGAGCTGCTCCCCATGCCAGTGAGAGCTTTATTCTGAGCTAAAAGAATTTCAAACAATTGCAATGGTCAGGTTTTGCATAAAGGGATTTCCTCCCCCCATAATAGCTGTTCATGAAAAAATATCCTAACAGTCTGATGAAACTATGtatttaaattgcttttcaaaCGGTTGAGCtagcaaaatactgtttttctgctttgcagagggAATTACCCAAGAAAACCATATAAAGTAGGGCGACCATGCAGTGAATGCAGCAGCGACAAGTGTGTAGACAAGCTCTGTGGTAAGACCAAAGTGATCAACTGAGAAAGTTGAATAGAAATAAAAGTGGCGTAACTATGAGTGGAAGTATGATGATGAGATGATTTGTAGTAAGCACGTAGTGGGTCTGTAGCGCAGCACAGAACAGCTGTACCAAACCCTGGTAAGAACAGTATAAGAAGGAATGAATTGAAGTACTTTTCTGTTGAAGGCTCTTAGAGGCAGAAACCACAGTTTCTGATGAAAGGAAGTATCAGGTAGACTGCTGCAGACTGCTGCCTGCCTTTTATCTGATCAGGAAGTCAAAGCTAAAACTCTAGACCCGACAAATATTccccttctgtttcttctttcctagcAGAAATTGTatatttaacttctgttttcttgcttgtttaGTTTGTCCCGTCACGTTTTCCAGGCGATTATAGTTCTGAATCAATGACAACACTATACTGAAAAGCACACTTATTTCTAACTTCTGCAATTTTCTGAACTACAGCAGTGAGAGCTTGTTTTTCCACAGCAATTTGCAGCTGTGGACCTTTATGTCATTACACCTAGTCCCAGACTAGTCAGAAGTagtgttttaaataaacagagATTAAAGGACGTGCAACAATGTCTTAAATGAAATCTGAATTCTATACAGAGGTTCAATGAGGATGGTCTCTACAATCCACGCTCCAAATAACTTCAGCTGTAGAAATAATTGAGCATTTGGTACTCATATTTCCTTCTGTGATATCCTGGCTGACTCATCTTGAGGTCTCAGACTGATGCATCACAGGAAAACTGGGAACATCTCAAAGACTAGggggagggtgaggaggaagagagcttttaaaaactaagtGCTAGATCCTACAACCCATTTTACCATGTTCTCCTATAAGGCAAATCGGCAATTCCAGTAGGATGCACATAGGCAATCCTGCAAATGCATCAAAGCTCTTAGTAAAGGTGTAGTTTTGTGAAAAACCTAGTTGTTATATTTGTCTGTAACTATTTAAATTTGGTTTATCAATTTTACATAAATTCCATGgttggttttttatttgctattccCTCCTTCCCATGACACAAATTCTTCCTGACACAACTGCCTCTTTCCTGCATCTCTTGTAATTTAATAAAGAGTCCCATGGcagccaggagcctgctcttgTTGGCATGCTTACTCCTTGCGAGATGTTTTACGCACTAGCTGGCATCATCACTGCAGTGAGCCAGGCTTACTCTTTACATTAAGAGCCACCACCTAGTGATACTCACATTCGTTTCCTcttctgatctcatttcagCAAATACCGAACGTGAGAAGCTGATAAGTACGTATCAAGTTGTTCTTAATTGCTTTCCTGTAAGTATGGCCAAGCTCGATGAGTCTTAATGCctgtttcttcactgttttaGATTATGCCTACTGGCATCCGGACTGGGATACACAGCCCCAGCCaccgcggccccggccccccaGCCCTCCAGCACCACCCCGCATCCCACCTGCTGAGCAGCCGCATCCCTCTTGTGACCAATACtgtctttgtgtttcaattttaAGACCACTGTTTTTGGTACTAAGTACTGGTGCTGTTCTTTTAGTACAAAAGCGGTTTCCACATACTTTTTCAATGAGTAACGATCAATTAAGGTATTAATAGTGATCTTACTGCTCTGTAATACTCTCACAGAATTGCACACATATAAGAAAACGTTTGATCATCTCTCCATTATCCTAGTGACGTTTATCCACCATAGGAAAGGCTTCTTCTCCACTCAAGGCAGAGTTTGCATAATTTATTGGCAGTAGCTGCACAGGCTTCTGTGTCTGTACAAGCCACTTAGATCTGGTTCAGGAGTAGACTGATAGAGGGACCACATAGACTATATATTACTATACATGCTAACAAGCCTCCTGGAAACGTGGGGCATCACAAAGACATGTCTGAAGTGACACACTGTATCAAAAAGAAGCAATAACTCATCTCCATTAACCTTAAATTATCCCAGACATTGTTTTCCCCAGATAATGGAGATCTAACTATATGTATTACTTATGAACAGGAGTAAAGCTTGTCTTTTACAGTGTTTAGCCTATGTGTATGTATCAGTCTCTATTAAAGTTACTCTATTGTCAGGTGTACTATTCtgttctcctcctcccagaGTTAAGCTCTGTCCTCCATAGCTACAATACCAGGGGAAGTTGATAGAGCAAGGACTAAGATGGGGTGTTAATGGGGAGAGCTTAATTTTAGGATGTGAGATGGTGacaaaatctgaaatacagaatcTGGATGACAGCCATGCTGAGCTTGCAGACAGGGAAGgtgggggagcagggaggaaaaacagcagGGGGAAGATAAAATAGGCTCAGGACAGCCTCTGGTTCAGAAATGGGAGATCTCAGCTTcattaaaaaagcccaaactgTTGAGTGATAGATTCATTTTGGGTTTAAAGACATTTAACCCTCAACCCCTATCATTTGCTGTATACATTTGATGTATTTGATGTATACATATGCTAGTAAGGGAAACAAACCTGTTTTCCAAGCTAAGAGATGCTGGCTAGTATTAGCAATGCATAACTCTACTATCAATATTTAAAGCTGTTTCTCCTCCTTTATCATAGCCCTAATGCTCTGAGAATGCAGTGACTCAAATTCAGAGCCACACTGCAGCTCTGAAGGAGCATGGCGTCCCACTGCATAAAAATGGGCTCCAGATATTTGGGCTTTTGTCATATGCTGCAAAATGTCACCATGTAAGAAGACACATATTTAATTTCACAACTTTCAGTTCCTGTCTGCTGCCATCTTTTATATGTACCAACAGTGAATTGGCTGGGGTTGGGCAAGTGTTTGGGAGGGGGCACAGCTGGGATGGCTGACCCGAATTGGCTGAAGGGATATTCTATGCCGTATGACACTGTGTTcagaagcaagcaaacaaacaaaacaacaaccacaCACGCACACAACAAAACCTGCCatagaggaagaaaggtttggGGCTGGCTTCCTGGATGTCCGTTGCTCAGAGACTGTCTGGGCATCAGTCTGCCCTTGGCGGGTATGAGTGATTGCCTGTGCATCACCTGGGGGGGTTTGTTCGCTTGTTTCCTGCCTCCTCTTTCCACACacattaaactgtctttatcctGACCCATGAATATTctgacttttcttcctcttttctacCCCCGTCATGATGGGGAGAGGGGAGTGAGTTAGTGGCTGTGTGGGTGCTTGGCTGCTGACAGGGGTCAACACACCACATTATTCTGCTCTAAAAAGGGGCCTGTAGGGGAGATGTGAACAAAGCGTTTCCTATCCATGATTCCCTCAGAGAGTCTTTTCGTCTGTAAGCAATCTCCCCATGAACAGCTGGCAGTGTGTGACACACAGGACCTAATGTGTGTTGAATGTGGCCTtgccaccagccccagcacccacaggAATGCATGTGCAGAAGTGATAGCTGGGACCTGCACCCAGGTGTGTTCAAAGGTGTGCCTTAGATGAACATGGAGTGAGAACTGCAACCTCATTCCCACAGAGATGTTCAGGTTGGGACTGTGGGAAGGGGCCTGAGCTTGATGGACAGGTGATAGTTCAGGGCAGTGCGAGGAAGAAGGCGGGGTGGTGGTGGGTCTCAGCAGGGACTGTTGGGCACCCCAGGCAACATTCACGGGACATCGGCTCCCAGCTTCTGGCTGTGAAACCCAATGTGGGTACTGGGCACCCAGCACGAGACAGCACCAACTTTCCCAGCATCCAACTCGGCTGGGGACTTGGGTTACAGGAAATTAATTACAAATTGCTGAAGCTTGATAGCACGTAGCACAAGGATGTGGTCACAGGACAAACCCATCAGTAAGTGCGGCATAGTTAAATCGTGATTCTCAGCCAAACATACCCCTCCAATAACTCCATATGCAACAAAAGTGACTATGCATACTATAGTCAAAG
The sequence above is a segment of the Lathamus discolor isolate bLatDis1 chromosome 1, bLatDis1.hap1, whole genome shotgun sequence genome. Coding sequences within it:
- the LOC136009084 gene encoding glioma pathogenesis-related protein 1-like, with protein sequence MKITFFFAALFLLDLFACCHAYLRYPLPDIEDAKFIEDCVRAHNAFRSKVNPPASNMFRMSWDTALAKTAKAWAKKCKFKHNVYLKMPGRVHPTFTPVGENIWTGTATIFSVDAALSDWFNEVSSYDFDSNRCTGMCGHYTQVVWADSYKVGCAVHFCNTVEKFPGLFGAAHFVCDYGPAGNYPRKPYKVGRPCSECSSDKCVDKLCANTEREKLINYAYWHPDWDTQPQPPRPRPPSPPAPPRIPPAEQPHPSCDQYCLCVSILRPLFLVLSTGAVLLVQKRFPHTFSMSNDQLRY